From the genome of Streptomyces sp. NBC_01341, one region includes:
- the whiG gene encoding RNA polymerase sigma factor WhiG, which yields MPQHTSGSDRAAVPPAARGTVRPAAPSSLEELWRSYKTTGDERLREQLILHYSPLVKYVAGRVSVGLPSNVEQADFVSSGVFGLIDAIEKFDIERAIKFETYAITRIRGAMIDELRALDWIPRSVRQKARNVERAYATLEAQLRRTPSEAEVAAEMGVALEELHAVFSQLSLANVVALEELLHVGGEGGGRLSLMDTLEDTAADNPVEVAEDRELRRLLARAINTLPDREKTVVTLYYYEGLTLAEIGNVLGVTESRVSQIHTKSVLQLRAKLADAGR from the coding sequence ATGCCCCAGCACACCTCCGGGTCTGACCGCGCGGCAGTCCCACCGGCTGCGCGTGGCACTGTGCGCCCCGCCGCTCCTTCCTCACTCGAAGAGTTGTGGCGTTCCTACAAGACCACCGGTGACGAGCGGCTGCGTGAGCAGCTGATCCTGCACTACTCGCCCCTGGTGAAGTACGTGGCCGGGCGGGTCAGCGTCGGGCTGCCGTCCAATGTGGAGCAGGCGGACTTCGTCTCCTCCGGCGTCTTCGGGCTGATCGACGCCATCGAGAAGTTCGACATCGAGCGCGCGATCAAGTTCGAGACCTACGCCATCACCAGGATCCGCGGTGCGATGATCGACGAACTCCGCGCGCTGGACTGGATTCCCCGGTCCGTCCGGCAGAAGGCGCGCAACGTCGAGCGTGCCTACGCCACCCTCGAGGCACAGCTGCGGCGTACCCCCTCGGAGGCCGAGGTCGCGGCGGAGATGGGCGTCGCCCTGGAGGAACTGCACGCGGTTTTCAGCCAGTTGTCGCTCGCCAATGTGGTGGCCCTGGAGGAACTGCTCCACGTCGGCGGTGAGGGCGGCGGCCGGCTGAGCCTGATGGACACCCTCGAGGACACCGCCGCCGACAATCCGGTCGAGGTCGCCGAGGACCGTGAACTCAGACGACTGCTCGCACGCGCCATCAACACACTTCCGGACCGGGAGAAGACCGTGGTGACCCTCTACTACTACGAGGGCCTGACCCTTGCCGAGATCGGCAACGTCCTCGGGGTCACCGAGAGCAGGGTCAGCCAGATCCACACCAAGTCCGTGCTCCAGCTCCGCGCGAAGCTGGCCGACGCCGGACGCTGA